In Flavobacteriaceae bacterium, the following proteins share a genomic window:
- a CDS encoding SCO family protein yields MLSFFKKYRFFGLGLLIFSAIIISIFYSLLKPKSILPIYQPNDVNVKLVDSNIQHQKKYHKIADFSLINQDGKIITQDDYKDKIYIADFFFTTCPSICIAMTDHMYQIQEKLKEDDDIKLLSHSVTPEIDTIAQLKRYAEEKGVNASKWNLVTGDKKQIYELARKSYLAVEDDIYGGEFDMIHTENFMLIDKKRQIRGFYDGTQQKEIDRLLNDIKVLKASYKN; encoded by the coding sequence ATGCTATCGTTTTTTAAAAAATATCGATTTTTTGGTTTAGGTCTTCTTATATTTTCAGCAATTATAATTTCTATTTTTTATTCGCTTTTAAAACCTAAAAGCATACTTCCTATTTACCAGCCCAATGATGTAAATGTAAAGTTAGTAGACAGCAACATTCAGCATCAAAAAAAATATCATAAAATCGCCGATTTTAGCTTGATCAATCAAGATGGAAAAATCATTACACAAGACGATTATAAAGATAAAATATATATAGCAGATTTCTTTTTTACTACCTGCCCTTCTATATGTATTGCCATGACCGATCATATGTATCAGATTCAAGAAAAATTAAAAGAAGATGACGATATTAAATTATTGTCACATTCTGTGACTCCCGAAATTGATACTATAGCACAATTAAAACGTTATGCAGAAGAAAAAGGTGTAAATGCTTCTAAATGGAATTTAGTTACTGGAGATAAAAAACAAATTTATGAGCTCGCACGAAAATCGTATCTTGCCGTTGAAGATGATATTTATGGAGGTGAGTTTGACATGATTCATACCGAAAACTTTATGCTCATAGATAAAAAGCGTCAAATACGAGGATTTTATGACGGCACACAACAAAAAGAGATCGATCGTTTGCTAAACGATATAAAAGTGTTAAAAGCCTCTTATAAAAACTAA
- a CDS encoding ferrous iron transport protein A, with translation MGFTIADLKKGERAIIKDISSDHIPLKLLEMGCLPGNEVELVQVAPFSDPMYLNVNGSHLAIRKETAALIQIEAIHE, from the coding sequence ATGGGGTTTACTATAGCCGATTTAAAAAAGGGAGAACGCGCAATAATTAAAGATATTTCTTCAGATCATATTCCTCTAAAACTTCTTGAGATGGGGTGTTTACCAGGTAATGAAGTAGAGCTTGTTCAGGTTGCTCCATTTTCAGATCCTATGTATCTTAACGTAAACGGAAGTCATTTAGCCATCCGAAAAGAAACAGCTGCATTAATACAAATAGAAGCAATACATGAGTAA
- the feoB gene encoding ferrous iron transport protein B — translation MSKQINVALIGNPNTGKTSVFNALTGLNQKVGNYPGITVEKKEGVCKLPKGVKAHILDLPGTYSLNASSLDENVVIELLLNKNDKDFPEVAVIVSDVENLKRNLLLFTQIKDLEIPTILAINMSDVMKQKGISLNIPLLEAKLNTKIALISTRKNNGIQDLKDLISNYRELSTEPCLDTSIIDTNYFDRLKKAFPNQQLYKLWLVITQDVNFGKMTRQELDVSQFRTKSDTELKRLQQKETIKRYQFINNVLKDGQTIDASKATGLRAKFDRILTHKVWGYLIFFVILLTIFQAIYDWASVPMDFIDAQFAVLSDWVKHTLPEGVFTNLIAEGIIAGIGGVVIFIPQIAFLFLFIAVLEESGYMSRVVFLMDRVMRRFGLSGKSVVPLISGTACAIPAVMATRNIESWKERLITILVTPFTTCSARLPVYLIIIALVIPEGRFLGLSYQALTLMLLYLIGFGMAVFSAYILNRILKIKSRSFFVIEMPSYKLPLLKNVSLAVLEKTKTFVFEAGRIILTISIIIWGLASYGPTESFTNAEAIVIAEHPELNGMALEDEIASHKLEHSFIGIIGKTIEPAIRPLGYDWKIGIGIATSFAAREVFVGTLATIYSVGSADEDEDTIKNRMASEVYSDGAKVFTFASGISLLLFYAFAMQCMSTLAIVKRETNSWKWPIIQLVSMTTIAYIAALVAFQFLK, via the coding sequence ATGAGTAAACAAATTAATGTTGCTTTAATTGGAAATCCAAATACAGGTAAAACTTCTGTGTTTAATGCACTTACAGGTTTAAATCAAAAAGTTGGGAATTATCCAGGCATTACAGTCGAAAAAAAAGAAGGTGTTTGTAAATTGCCTAAGGGTGTTAAAGCTCATATTTTAGATTTACCAGGGACCTATAGTTTAAACGCTTCGTCTTTAGATGAGAATGTTGTTATTGAGCTTCTTTTAAACAAAAACGATAAAGATTTTCCTGAAGTTGCAGTAATCGTAAGTGATGTTGAAAATTTAAAACGAAACCTACTTCTTTTTACACAAATTAAAGATCTAGAAATTCCTACAATTCTGGCAATTAATATGTCGGATGTTATGAAACAAAAGGGAATTTCATTAAATATTCCGCTTTTAGAAGCAAAATTAAATACCAAAATTGCACTAATTAGTACGCGCAAAAATAATGGTATTCAAGATTTAAAAGATCTGATTTCTAATTATAGAGAACTTTCTACAGAACCGTGTTTAGACACTTCGATCATAGATACTAATTATTTTGATCGATTAAAAAAAGCCTTTCCTAATCAGCAGTTATATAAGCTTTGGTTGGTAATTACTCAAGATGTGAACTTTGGAAAAATGACACGTCAGGAATTGGATGTCTCTCAATTTAGAACAAAATCTGATACAGAACTCAAGCGTCTTCAACAAAAAGAAACCATAAAGCGTTATCAATTTATTAATAACGTTTTAAAAGATGGGCAAACTATTGACGCATCAAAAGCAACAGGGTTAAGAGCTAAGTTCGATCGTATTCTTACTCATAAAGTTTGGGGTTATCTTATCTTTTTTGTCATTTTATTGACCATTTTCCAAGCCATTTACGATTGGGCAAGTGTTCCTATGGATTTTATTGATGCTCAATTTGCAGTCTTATCAGATTGGGTTAAACACACCCTTCCAGAAGGTGTATTTACTAATCTTATTGCCGAAGGTATTATCGCTGGAATTGGTGGTGTTGTTATTTTTATACCTCAGATTGCATTTTTATTTCTCTTTATTGCTGTTTTAGAAGAGAGCGGTTATATGAGTCGTGTTGTATTTTTAATGGATCGCGTAATGCGTCGCTTTGGTCTTAGTGGAAAAAGTGTGGTTCCTCTTATTTCTGGTACTGCTTGTGCGATTCCTGCTGTTATGGCAACTCGTAATATTGAAAGCTGGAAAGAGCGTCTAATTACTATTTTAGTAACTCCATTTACCACATGCTCGGCAAGGTTACCTGTTTATTTAATTATTATTGCCCTTGTTATTCCAGAAGGTAGATTTTTAGGACTAAGCTATCAAGCATTAACTTTGATGCTCTTATATTTAATAGGATTTGGAATGGCTGTGTTTTCGGCTTATATTTTAAATAGAATTCTAAAAATAAAAAGTAGATCCTTTTTTGTGATCGAAATGCCAAGTTATAAATTACCGCTCTTAAAAAATGTAAGTTTAGCTGTGCTTGAAAAAACAAAAACCTTTGTTTTTGAAGCTGGACGTATTATTTTAACTATTTCTATTATTATATGGGGATTAGCGTCTTATGGTCCGACCGAATCATTTACTAATGCTGAAGCTATAGTTATTGCTGAACATCCTGAGTTAAATGGTATGGCTTTAGAAGATGAAATCGCATCGCATAAACTTGAGCACTCTTTTATAGGTATTATAGGGAAAACTATTGAGCCTGCTATAAGGCCATTAGGTTACGATTGGAAAATAGGAATAGGGATTGCCACTTCTTTTGCTGCTCGCGAGGTATTTGTAGGCACATTGGCAACCATTTATAGTGTGGGTAGTGCAGATGAAGATGAAGATACTATAAAAAACAGAATGGCTTCTGAAGTATATAGTGATGGTGCAAAGGTATTTACCTTTGCTTCAGGGATATCTCTCTTATTATTTTATGCCTTTGCAATGCAATGCATGAGTACATTGGCTATTGTAAAACGTGAAACTAATAGTTGGAAATGGCCGATAATACAGCTTGTAAGCATGACCACTATCGCTTATATTGCTGCATTAGTTGCATTTCAATTCTTAAAATAA
- a CDS encoding FeoB-associated Cys-rich membrane protein, with amino-acid sequence MNDLIQNILVLITIGYATWVLIRKFFWKPKQKTTKACGEDGCGCH; translated from the coding sequence ATGAATGATCTTATACAAAACATCCTAGTCTTAATAACCATTGGTTATGCCACTTGGGTTTTGATTCGTAAATTTTTCTGGAAACCAAAACAAAAAACTACAAAAGCTTGTGGGGAAGATGGTTGTGGGTGTCATTAA
- a CDS encoding S9 family peptidase, with amino-acid sequence MNLATRYVTIFFILISVQYVKSQNNKIPFQPLDVFELEWASNPQISPNGNQVVYRRNGYDIMEDRSKGHLWVINADGSSHRKLTSREISESQAKWSPSGDRIAFVSSTDEGSELYMYWVSSQQIAKLSQLEKSPGNLTWSRDGKQLAFTMFVPEKAPIIAQLPSKPKGAKWAGAPRITDRLKHEADGVGYIEPGFTHVFTIPAEGGSPRQLTNGNYNHNGSLSFSPDGKELYFSGNRVDDWQYRFRNSEVYKVNLDSKKITTLTSQDGPDHSPKVSPDGEKVAFLGYLDRVQDHQNTVLHLMNTDGSKRKIISSNLDESVSNISWDSSGKGLYFMYDDKGNSKVGYITTSGKITRLADNVGGTTIGRPYASGGYSISTDGILVYTQSRPEYPSELAIVKDKKEPRLLTNLNGDILGNRQLGITEEVWYKSSFDGRDIQGWIVKPPFYDATKKYPLLVENHGGPILNYGDRFTAEIQLYAADGYVVFYPNPRGSTSYGEEFGNLLKNNYPGQDYNDVMDGVDYLVEKGIVDNDKLYVTGGSAGGIMTAWMIGKNNRFRAAVVAKPVMNWISKTLVADNYYGYANTRYPGQPWENFENYWKFSPLSIVGNIETPTMVMVGMNDLRTPPSEAKQLYHALKLRKIETVLVEIPEASHGIASRPSNLISKVVHTLAWLRRYH; translated from the coding sequence ATGAACTTGGCGACTCGTTATGTAACTATCTTTTTTATATTAATAAGTGTACAATATGTAAAAAGTCAGAATAATAAAATACCTTTTCAACCTTTAGATGTTTTTGAATTAGAATGGGCATCTAACCCCCAGATTTCTCCAAACGGTAATCAGGTCGTGTACAGACGAAATGGATACGATATTATGGAAGATCGTTCTAAAGGCCATCTTTGGGTTATTAATGCAGATGGCTCTTCTCACAGAAAATTAACTTCAAGAGAGATTAGTGAATCACAGGCAAAATGGTCACCTTCTGGAGATAGGATTGCTTTTGTAAGTTCAACAGATGAAGGTTCAGAATTATATATGTATTGGGTAAGTTCACAACAAATTGCAAAGCTTTCACAATTAGAGAAATCCCCAGGAAATTTAACTTGGTCTAGAGATGGAAAACAATTGGCGTTTACGATGTTTGTTCCCGAAAAAGCACCAATAATTGCTCAATTACCATCAAAGCCTAAAGGAGCAAAATGGGCTGGAGCACCTAGAATTACAGATAGATTAAAACATGAAGCTGATGGTGTTGGTTATATAGAACCTGGATTTACGCACGTTTTTACAATTCCAGCAGAAGGGGGTTCCCCTAGACAATTAACAAATGGAAATTATAATCATAACGGAAGTTTATCATTTTCGCCCGATGGAAAAGAATTATATTTTTCAGGAAATCGAGTTGATGACTGGCAATACAGATTTAGAAATAGTGAAGTGTATAAAGTAAATTTAGATTCAAAAAAAATTACAACACTTACAAGTCAAGATGGACCAGATCATAGCCCTAAAGTATCTCCTGATGGTGAGAAAGTGGCATTTTTAGGTTATTTAGATCGTGTTCAGGATCATCAAAATACAGTATTACATTTAATGAATACAGATGGGAGTAAACGTAAGATCATATCTTCTAATTTAGATGAAAGTGTATCAAATATTTCTTGGGATAGTTCGGGTAAAGGACTTTATTTTATGTATGACGATAAGGGGAATTCTAAAGTAGGTTATATTACAACTTCAGGAAAAATCACTAGGCTTGCAGATAATGTTGGAGGTACAACAATAGGAAGACCATATGCTTCAGGAGGATATTCTATTTCTACTGATGGAATTTTGGTATACACACAATCAAGACCAGAGTACCCTTCAGAATTGGCTATTGTTAAAGATAAAAAAGAGCCAAGATTGTTAACAAACTTAAATGGAGACATATTAGGCAATCGTCAGTTAGGTATTACCGAAGAGGTTTGGTATAAATCATCTTTTGATGGACGTGATATTCAAGGGTGGATCGTAAAACCACCATTTTATGATGCTACTAAAAAATACCCATTACTTGTAGAAAATCATGGAGGACCAATTTTAAATTATGGAGATCGATTTACAGCGGAAATACAATTATATGCTGCAGATGGTTATGTTGTATTTTACCCCAATCCTAGAGGAAGTACTAGTTATGGCGAAGAGTTTGGTAATTTATTAAAAAATAACTATCCGGGTCAAGATTATAATGATGTTATGGATGGTGTAGATTATCTTGTTGAAAAAGGAATTGTAGATAATGATAAACTGTATGTTACTGGTGGTAGTGCTGGTGGTATAATGACTGCTTGGATGATAGGGAAAAATAATCGTTTTAGAGCAGCTGTTGTTGCTAAGCCAGTAATGAATTGGATTAGTAAAACTCTGGTAGCTGATAATTATTATGGATATGCAAATACGCGTTACCCAGGGCAACCTTGGGAAAATTTTGAGAACTATTGGAAATTTTCACCTTTATCTATAGTTGGTAATATCGAAACCCCTACAATGGTTATGGTAGGAATGAATGATTTGCGTACACCGCCAAGTGAGGCGAAACAATTGTATCACGCTTTAAAACTAAGAAAGATCGAAACCGTTTTAGTTGAAATTCCTGAAGCTTCTCATGGAATTGCAAGTAGACCAAGTAATTTAATTAGTAAAGTAGTGCACACATTAGCTTGGCTACGACGATATCATTAA
- a CDS encoding metal-dependent transcriptional regulator: MSVAIENFVKAIYNNDDNDSNNTKPGSIAKKLGISNAAATDMAKKLALKDLLHYQKYQKLELTEKGEKMALNVIRKHRLWEALLFKMFDMSMHEIHREAELLEHQTSNFLADKISAYLGDPKFDPHGDPIPNANGEITTKDTSIALTNTKEGRTYIISRLVSDDKEFFDFCGQNGLKYGNVISVSKQFSNNKMTQIIINNNTILLNQDFTKIIYVNEIN, translated from the coding sequence ATGTCTGTAGCAATTGAGAATTTTGTAAAAGCAATTTACAATAATGATGATAATGATAGCAATAACACTAAACCTGGTAGCATAGCTAAAAAACTAGGTATTTCTAATGCTGCAGCTACAGATATGGCTAAGAAATTAGCCCTTAAAGATTTATTACATTATCAAAAATATCAAAAACTAGAATTAACCGAAAAAGGTGAGAAAATGGCACTTAATGTCATTCGTAAACATCGTTTATGGGAAGCGCTTTTATTTAAAATGTTTGATATGTCCATGCATGAAATACATCGTGAAGCAGAATTACTAGAACATCAAACTTCTAATTTTTTAGCTGATAAAATTAGTGCGTATTTAGGTGATCCAAAATTTGATCCACATGGTGATCCCATTCCTAATGCTAATGGGGAAATCACAACTAAAGACACCTCTATAGCATTAACAAATACAAAAGAAGGGAGAACTTATATCATTTCAAGATTAGTAAGCGACGACAAAGAATTCTTTGATTTTTGTGGGCAAAACGGATTAAAATATGGAAATGTCATTAGTGTTTCTAAACAATTTAGCAATAATAAAATGACACAAATAATAATTAACAATAATACAATTTTACTTAATCAAGATTTTACAAAAATCATCTATGTCAATGAAATTAATTAA
- a CDS encoding TonB-dependent receptor, translating into MKLINYTKTTVVIIALLAFKTIIAQQTGSIKGTVTLDNKPVLGANIYLKSNTSIGVTTNFDGTYALETLPVGEQTIAFAYIGADVIYKKIIIKTGEIIALDTNLISNISLQEVVVSVPGSKLQKDLVVNVEKQQLADINSSTSNTLAESITNLNGVSQNSTGNSIGKPVIRGLTSNRVVTYAQGTRIENQQWGGEHGLGVSSTGVKSVEVIKGPASLLYGSDAIGGVLYFVEEDFTEKPVEGIVETGFFSNTSTSQNRAGVKTKTGGFRFNFYGGFTSAGDYTLPDDVQLDGDRVFNTRFDEKSIKASIGLKKEKITSKLTYSFLNNFFGIPDNPENTPFTNDNSRSFLLPFQDVTQHNLALENSFKLGKAKVNVILGYAENDRQEFNEVDTEPDLHLNLDVYSYNVRVSDLLKTSSKFDLTFGAQGLFQNNENRGTVFLIPDGTSNENGVFGLFNFKATENLKFQSGLRFDSKTITAESVEIDGVTNFADFDETYNTLNYSLGAKYDVNDFSFRFNIASGFRAPNVSELLSNGEHGGIGRIEVGDQNLTSESATQFDFAINYQNNGLKIIVNPFLNIINDYIFITPTGERGERNLPIFAYLQDDATLYGGEFNLNYQPYQLSKLSFQTGIALTFGEDSNNNPLPLIPPVNFNSRLSYDFNIGKSLKLNSGYIQVLNSLEQNRVTQEELPNDAYTLVNLGFSATYNSFQFNFTVKNLFDTVYTDHLSLLKTFIDGFVIPNPGRDIVMNLKYNF; encoded by the coding sequence ATGAAATTAATTAATTACACAAAAACTACAGTAGTAATTATTGCACTATTAGCTTTTAAAACAATTATAGCCCAACAAACTGGTAGTATAAAGGGCACAGTAACCTTAGATAACAAACCTGTATTAGGTGCAAACATATATTTGAAATCTAACACAAGCATAGGTGTCACAACAAATTTTGATGGAACATATGCTTTAGAAACTTTACCAGTAGGAGAACAAACTATTGCATTTGCTTATATTGGAGCGGACGTTATCTATAAAAAAATAATTATAAAAACTGGTGAAATTATAGCTTTAGATACTAATTTAATTTCAAATATCTCATTACAAGAAGTAGTAGTTTCTGTACCTGGTTCTAAGCTCCAAAAAGATTTGGTAGTAAATGTTGAAAAACAACAACTTGCCGATATTAACTCTTCTACTTCAAATACTTTAGCAGAGAGTATTACCAATTTAAATGGTGTATCTCAAAATAGTACTGGTAATAGTATTGGAAAGCCTGTGATTAGAGGGCTTACAAGTAATCGTGTAGTTACCTACGCACAGGGTACCCGTATTGAAAATCAGCAATGGGGTGGTGAGCATGGTCTTGGAGTAAGCAGTACTGGTGTTAAAAGTGTTGAAGTTATTAAAGGTCCTGCTTCATTGCTATACGGTTCTGATGCTATTGGAGGCGTGCTCTATTTTGTAGAAGAAGATTTTACAGAAAAACCTGTAGAAGGTATTGTTGAGACGGGTTTCTTTTCAAATACCTCAACTTCACAAAACAGAGCAGGTGTTAAAACTAAGACTGGAGGTTTTAGGTTTAATTTTTATGGTGGATTTACCTCTGCTGGGGATTATACATTACCTGATGATGTTCAACTTGATGGAGATCGTGTATTTAATACTCGTTTTGACGAAAAAAGTATAAAAGCATCAATTGGTTTAAAAAAAGAAAAAATTACATCAAAGCTTACATACAGTTTTTTAAATAATTTCTTTGGAATTCCAGACAACCCAGAAAATACGCCATTTACTAATGACAATTCTAGAAGTTTTTTACTACCATTTCAAGATGTAACACAACATAATTTGGCTCTAGAAAACAGTTTTAAGTTAGGAAAAGCTAAAGTTAATGTTATTCTCGGTTATGCTGAAAATGACAGACAAGAGTTTAATGAAGTCGACACAGAACCAGATTTACACCTCAATTTGGATGTTTATAGCTATAACGTTAGAGTTTCAGATCTTTTAAAAACTTCTTCAAAATTCGATCTTACTTTTGGTGCACAGGGGCTTTTTCAAAATAACGAAAACAGAGGTACTGTATTTTTAATTCCTGATGGAACAAGTAACGAAAATGGGGTTTTTGGGCTATTCAACTTTAAAGCAACAGAGAATTTAAAATTCCAATCTGGATTGCGTTTTGATAGCAAAACAATAACCGCAGAAAGTGTTGAAATTGATGGCGTTACTAATTTTGCAGATTTTGATGAAACATACAATACATTAAATTATTCTTTAGGTGCAAAATATGATGTTAATGATTTTTCATTTCGTTTTAATATAGCTTCAGGATTTAGAGCACCTAATGTTTCTGAATTATTATCTAATGGCGAGCATGGTGGTATTGGTCGTATAGAGGTTGGAGATCAAAATTTAACCAGCGAATCTGCAACACAATTTGATTTTGCTATCAACTATCAAAATAATGGTTTAAAAATTATAGTCAATCCATTTTTAAATATTATTAACGACTACATTTTCATTACTCCAACTGGAGAACGTGGTGAACGTAATCTTCCTATTTTCGCTTATCTTCAAGATGATGCCACGCTCTATGGAGGAGAGTTTAATTTAAACTATCAACCTTATCAATTATCGAAACTAAGCTTTCAGACTGGTATTGCGTTGACCTTTGGAGAAGATAGCAATAATAATCCCTTACCTCTTATCCCCCCTGTAAATTTTAATAGTAGGTTATCGTACGATTTCAATATTGGAAAATCATTAAAGTTAAATAGTGGCTATATACAAGTACTCAATTCTTTAGAACAGAATAGAGTGACTCAAGAAGAATTACCCAACGATGCCTATACGCTGGTTAATCTAGGGTTTTCGGCAACTTATAATTCTTTTCAATTTAATTTTACTGTAAAAAACTTGTTCGATACGGTTTACACAGATCATTTATCTTTACTTAAAACTTTTATTGATGGGTTTGTTATTCCTAATCCAGGAAGAGATATCGTTATGAATTTAAAATATAATTTTTAA
- a CDS encoding manganese transporter — protein MKKVLITLSLITICFSCKNQSKDANGKLEVVTTTSMITDLVTNIGGEHISIQGLMGSGVDPHLYKASEGDVSKLANADLIFYNGIHLEGKLVEVFEKMHSQNIKTEAIADGIDHNTLISSSLFQGNFDPHIWFDIQYWKEATRFVVAKLSEAVPEQKVVFESNGELYIKKLDALEVKIKSIIATLPEDKRILVTAHDAFSYFGRAYGFEVVGLQGLSTATEAGVQDVQKLAAFIIEKKIKAVFIESSVPKRTIEALQAAVNSKKNDVEIGGTLYSDALGNAGTIEGTYIGMFEYNVNTIVNALK, from the coding sequence ATGAAAAAAGTATTAATTACACTCTCATTAATCACAATTTGTTTTAGTTGTAAAAATCAAAGTAAGGATGCTAACGGAAAATTAGAAGTGGTAACAACAACTTCTATGATTACTGATTTAGTAACTAATATTGGTGGTGAACATATTTCTATTCAAGGATTAATGGGGAGTGGCGTAGATCCACATTTATATAAAGCTAGTGAGGGTGATGTATCTAAACTAGCGAATGCAGATTTAATTTTTTATAACGGAATTCATCTAGAAGGGAAATTAGTTGAAGTTTTTGAAAAAATGCATAGTCAGAATATCAAAACGGAAGCTATTGCAGATGGTATTGATCATAATACATTAATTAGTTCTAGTTTATTTCAAGGAAATTTCGATCCACATATTTGGTTTGATATTCAATATTGGAAAGAAGCTACTCGATTTGTCGTTGCAAAACTATCTGAAGCAGTACCAGAACAAAAAGTAGTTTTTGAATCTAATGGTGAGTTATATATTAAAAAATTAGATGCTTTAGAAGTGAAAATAAAATCAATTATCGCAACACTTCCAGAAGATAAACGCATATTAGTAACAGCACATGATGCTTTTAGTTATTTTGGACGTGCTTACGGGTTTGAGGTAGTTGGCTTACAAGGTTTATCTACTGCAACTGAAGCTGGAGTACAAGATGTACAAAAATTAGCTGCTTTTATTATCGAAAAAAAGATTAAAGCTGTATTTATAGAGAGTTCTGTTCCTAAACGTACGATTGAAGCTTTACAAGCTGCTGTAAACTCTAAAAAAAATGATGTAGAAATTGGAGGCACTTTATATTCAGACGCTTTAGGGAATGCAGGCACAATAGAAGGAACTTATATTGGAATGTTTGAATATAATGTAAACACGATTGTAAACGCCTTGAAATAA
- a CDS encoding metal ABC transporter ATP-binding protein produces MMNKIAVKVDDLTVAYNYKPVLWDIDLEIPEGVLMAIVGPNGAGKSTLIKSILGILNPIAGSVSIYDKPYDKQRSLVAYVPQKGSVDWDFPTTALDVVMMGTYGTLGWIKRPKQKEKKAALEALEKVGMLSFKGRQISQLSGGQQQRIFLARALVQNASIYFMDEPFQGVDATTEIAIINILKELRKAGKTVIVVHHDLQTVPEYFDWVTFLNVKKIATGPVKDIFNDDNLTKTYGINYKVSVQE; encoded by the coding sequence ATAATGAATAAAATAGCTGTAAAAGTTGACGATTTAACCGTAGCATATAACTACAAGCCTGTACTTTGGGATATCGATTTAGAAATTCCTGAAGGTGTACTGATGGCAATTGTAGGCCCAAATGGTGCTGGAAAATCAACATTAATAAAGTCTATTTTAGGGATATTAAACCCTATAGCTGGTAGTGTAAGTATTTACGATAAGCCTTACGATAAACAACGGTCGCTAGTAGCTTATGTGCCTCAAAAAGGAAGTGTAGACTGGGATTTCCCGACAACAGCGTTAGATGTTGTTATGATGGGAACTTATGGCACATTAGGTTGGATAAAGCGTCCAAAACAAAAAGAGAAAAAAGCAGCACTTGAGGCTTTAGAAAAAGTTGGAATGTTATCTTTTAAAGGCCGTCAGATTAGTCAATTATCTGGAGGGCAACAACAGCGCATATTCTTAGCAAGAGCATTAGTACAAAATGCATCTATCTATTTTATGGATGAGCCTTTTCAAGGTGTAGATGCCACTACTGAAATTGCTATCATTAATATTTTAAAAGAATTACGAAAAGCAGGTAAAACAGTTATTGTAGTACATCACGATTTGCAAACAGTACCTGAATATTTTGACTGGGTGACTTTTTTAAATGTAAAAAAGATTGCCACAGGCCCTGTTAAAGATATCTTTAACGATGATAATTTAACGAAAACCTACGGTATTAATTATAAAGTAAGTGTACAAGAATAA